A single region of the Streptomyces sp. NBC_00425 genome encodes:
- a CDS encoding ATP-binding cassette domain-containing protein → MSDHPAGPAIETVGLVKTFGGTRAVDGVDLTVPTGTVYGLLGPNGAGKTTTVKMLATLLRPDGGEARIFGHDVVREADEVRGRVSLTGQYASVDEDLTGTENLVLLGRLLGHGKKAARERSAQLLAAFGLAEAAAKQVKHYSGGMRRRIDIAASILSTPDLLFLDEPTTGLDPRSRNQVWDIVRAVVAQGTTVLLTTQYLDEADQLASRIAVIDRGRVIAEGTKGELKASVGAGSVHLRLRDAAQRTTAEQVLRLTLDADVQPEPDPVALTARLSAAAQDGAAEQAARALGELARAGVTVDNFSLGQPSLDEVFLALTGHDTQADTGSPAAREGEEAA, encoded by the coding sequence ATGAGCGATCACCCCGCCGGCCCGGCGATCGAGACCGTGGGCCTGGTGAAGACGTTCGGCGGCACCAGGGCGGTGGACGGCGTCGACCTCACCGTGCCCACCGGCACGGTCTACGGTCTCCTCGGCCCGAACGGCGCCGGCAAGACCACCACCGTCAAGATGCTCGCCACCCTGCTGCGGCCGGACGGCGGTGAGGCCCGGATCTTCGGTCACGACGTCGTCCGGGAGGCCGACGAGGTACGCGGCCGGGTCAGCCTCACCGGCCAGTACGCCTCCGTCGACGAGGACCTCACGGGCACCGAGAACCTGGTGCTGCTGGGGCGGCTCCTCGGACACGGCAAGAAGGCGGCGCGGGAGCGGTCCGCCCAGCTCCTGGCCGCGTTCGGGCTCGCGGAAGCCGCCGCGAAGCAGGTCAAGCACTACTCGGGCGGCATGCGGCGGCGCATCGACATCGCCGCCTCCATCCTCAGCACGCCCGACCTGCTCTTCCTCGACGAGCCGACCACGGGACTCGACCCGCGCAGCCGCAACCAGGTCTGGGACATCGTGCGGGCGGTGGTCGCCCAGGGCACCACCGTGCTGCTGACCACGCAGTATCTCGACGAGGCCGACCAGCTCGCGTCCCGGATCGCGGTCATCGACCGGGGCCGGGTCATCGCCGAGGGCACGAAGGGCGAACTGAAGGCGTCCGTCGGCGCCGGCTCCGTCCATCTGCGGCTGCGCGACGCCGCTCAGCGGACGACGGCCGAGCAGGTGCTGCGGCTGACCCTCGACGCAGACGTCCAGCCCGAGCCGGACCCCGTGGCGCTGACCGCCCGGCTGAGCGCCGCCGCGCAGGACGGTGCCGCCGAGCAGGCCGCCCGGGCCCTCGGCGAACTCGCCCGGGCCGGCGTCACCGTCGACAACTTCTCCCTGGGCCAGCCCAGCCTGGACGAGGTGTTCCTCGCCCTCACCGGACACGACACACAGGCCGACACGGGCAGCCCGGCGGCTCGGGAAGGCGAGGAGGCGGCATGA
- a CDS encoding ABC transporter permease, producing MSTTTTTTDVQALAPVSAESLAALLVMKERPSRPSALSASLTFGWRAILKIKHVPEQLFDVTAFPIMMVLMYTYLFGGALAGSPEKYIQFLLPGILVMSVVMITMYTGVSVNTDIEKGVFDRFRSLPIWRPSTMVGYLLGDALRYAIASVVMLTVGIVLGYRPDGGVAGVVAGIALLIVFSFAFSWIWTMFGLLLRTEKSVMGVSMMVIFPLTFLSNVFVDPHTMPGWLQAFVNNSPVTHLASAVRGLMAGDWPGAEIAWTLGWAGLFVLVFGPVTMRLYNRK from the coding sequence ATGAGCACCACGACCACCACGACGGACGTCCAGGCCCTCGCGCCCGTCAGCGCCGAGTCACTGGCCGCCCTCCTCGTCATGAAGGAGCGGCCGTCGCGGCCGAGCGCGCTGTCCGCCTCCCTGACCTTCGGCTGGCGGGCCATCCTCAAGATCAAGCACGTCCCGGAACAGCTCTTCGACGTGACCGCCTTCCCGATCATGATGGTGCTGATGTACACCTACCTCTTCGGGGGCGCCCTGGCCGGCTCCCCGGAGAAGTACATCCAGTTCCTGCTGCCGGGCATCCTGGTGATGTCGGTCGTGATGATCACCATGTACACGGGCGTCTCGGTGAACACCGACATCGAGAAGGGCGTCTTCGACCGCTTCCGGTCGCTGCCGATCTGGCGGCCGTCGACGATGGTCGGCTATCTGCTCGGCGACGCCCTGCGCTACGCGATCGCATCCGTGGTCATGCTCACCGTGGGCATCGTGCTCGGCTACCGGCCGGACGGCGGGGTCGCGGGAGTCGTCGCCGGGATCGCCCTGCTGATCGTCTTCTCGTTCGCGTTCTCGTGGATCTGGACGATGTTCGGGCTGCTGCTGCGCACCGAGAAGTCGGTGATGGGCGTCAGCATGATGGTGATCTTCCCGCTCACCTTCCTGTCCAACGTGTTCGTCGACCCGCACACCATGCCGGGGTGGCTGCAGGCGTTCGTCAACAACAGCCCGGTCACCCATCTCGCCTCGGCGGTGCGCGGGCTGATGGCGGGCGACTGGCCGGGCGCCGAGATCGCCTGGACGCTGGGCTGGGCGGGGCTGTTCGTGCTGGTCTTCGGGCCGGTGACGATGCGGCTGTACAACCGCAAGTAG